TGGACAGATAAGTGACTTAAATTCACAAGTGGGGAACCGCTATAACATGGATAtcctatacataaaaaaatatataaacaaacacttATACAAGACAGTttggataaaaacaaaaattataacaaacaataacattaaCTAGTTTGAATTATCATAAGAATCATTATAAAGAACGTTTCGAATAGTTTTCAtgtcaaataaagttaaaagttaatatatacTAACCAGGAGTGATTGGACTAAGTGGGAGCAATGAAGGTTGTTGCGCTCGCTTTTTCACAGTAGAAACACGATATTGTGATAATACTGGACTTCctgttaaaaaacatgaaaatagtTCATAGGACAACTTGAAGGTAAACCTCAGGTGACTTGGTATGCATTTGCGCAGGACtttactcatatagaataataatatgtaaaacataataagTTTTTGACCGTgtccatttatatttattcaatggTCATCTTATATAACAACAATAGTATTGGAAAactaacaaacaaacaaatataaactaatTTAAGATGTTAgaaagtatttatatatttattaaaacacgataaactATTACCAACATTAAAGTTAATGAAAACACAATGCTAACCTGCACATATTAATTTTGAGAAATCTGTGTCATTGGTTGGGCTGTTGTCCATCCTTTTACATGACGGGGTACACATCACTGGACTTCCTGGATTACCTAAGGTGTTATAATTCAAATGATTATAAACCTTATTTATTAGTTATTCACAAGCCTGGATTTGACCCAGAACCCACCAGAACACCAATTCGTTAAGTCGAATGGTAACGTAGACATTTAAAGTTAATCCAGGTTGTTATAGTTGCAAGAAATTTTAACttagtatttattaagttaatttgttttcttatcTGAATTAACTTATAAAGGCCCTACAGTAGAGGTTCTAGAAGCCCTGGTCTTAGAAATCCAGCCCTGATTCTAAATTAATAGAAATGGGCAACACATCGTACTTTCAAACACAAGCTATTCATTTTTAGATGGCGAAAATGTTAATGCCATGCAATTCATTACCTGGCATGCTGTTATTATTGAtgatttgttgttgtttagtaTTCTGGTGTTCATCATCACTTGAACTCCAGTGTATACTGCCCTCTTGTGAGCGCTCGTTTGATCTTCTCTTCACACAAGACACTACAAAACGTCCACTATTATTTGTAAAGTtgacatatattttaatggGAAGAACAATACAAATTACGTGAGGTGCTGGAAAGTCTTCCGGTTCTTCGTTTACGTTTGTTAGGAGTAACTGAATAGCTTGATTTCGTCATTAGATCGTAAAAATTCTCGTCCCATAATGTTGTAGGTAAGTCTGCGCTTTTTTCAGCAGCCACGCGCTTCATTTTAACTTAGACTAAAACTTTATTCCTTGAACTCCAGCGCAACAGGTTTGCTCTTATTTTCGTACCATTTTTAAACGACTGTAAAAACGCCTACAATACGCCCCTCTCACACACGACGATACGCATGAACAAATatctaatatttttgtttgctatgtTTATAGCTAGTCGACCAAACACAACATTGAAAAGCAAAGTTCAAACTCATTTAATTATCAACGGCATTAGAGTTTCCACGCTTTTCGCATCATAACAtcgaaatatatatcattatcTATGGATGCACTGACGCCAACATAATAGTTATAAAACTCTTCGTATGTTACAACTCCATCAGGGTCACCAGGGGTATCAAAGCTCtctaaaaactttaaaaacacttgATCTTCTGTCCAGTCCCCGTTTTGATACTTCGGATGATGCCTTGCATCGTAAACTCCATGTAGATCTTCCACGGTTATTTGACCATCGCCTGAAGTATAGTATaaacagtagggtgggggaagatgggacaccttttaactctattttctcgtcccatttagtagtaaacaaagaacattcaaaaaattataaaactatatccccacgacccccatagaccgttgttaattgtttaaaacacaatcatgatatttgaatattatgtgctaaaggtgtctcatcttcccccactctactatagtaagatggggtaaTATTGTCTCGTgtggtaacaaacaaaaaaaaaagaattattaaactatattctaacgactgttgttaattgataaaaaagatcgaggtatttggattttatttgcTAATACTGTTCCGGCCTTCCCTTCCCTATATAGTATATAATGTTTGACAcacgtttaaaaaaataaacttataaagTCTTCAAAGCCCTATACCTGTTCGATCAAGCTTCCTAAATGCCTTCTGTATTAAAGTCCGTCGAGATTTCGAAAGTGGTGGTCGCAGTTTCACCAGAAACTCATCGAAGTCAATCGTTCCGCTCCCGTCACGATCGAATGTTTCAAACATCTTCCGTGCGTCATCGGGATCAAGGTCAAGACCATAGTCataaattccttttttaaattcactGTAATCGAGGCTCCTACTTTTATCGTCATCCATGATTCGAAAGCATCGTCCCAGACCTTTAATTCCGCTGCATAAATATTGCCacgttttttttacgaaaagtcttacgaaaaaaaactttagaaaATACCTTGATCCACGAGACAAACATTGCAGTCGTAATTTTTCCACTGGATCTTGAGTCGTATCAAGTAACTTCCTGGCTTTCTCAGCCATTTGGTTATCGTGCCTTGCTGTTCCAGCCATTTTCACCAAATAAAAGTTCCAAAGAGGAAATCGAAGCTAAATTGATCAAAACCgtataacaataaaatgttaaaacacaattacatATTAGCCAAACTATTAGTAACAGTTTACAAGTTCCACACACACATAACATGACTATACCGTCTTTTCATTCCACAACACTTTCATCAAATAATGAACAAAGGCCATGAAACAAAACGATGTAACTTTAGACCAAGGTATGCTCCTATTAAATTAAAGCCTCGCAAGACGACAAGTGTTATAGATTTACTTCAATATGATCATTCTAGTTTTAAAAGCACAATACATATTGATATTTGAATTCTATGAGATCAGGAAGAACACGAATGGCGGCTTGGTAACAA
The DNA window shown above is from Ciona intestinalis chromosome 3, KH, whole genome shotgun sequence and carries:
- the LOC100179300 gene encoding calcyphosin-like protein, translated to MAGTARHDNQMAEKARKLLDTTQDPVEKLRLQCLSRGSSGIKGLGRCFRIMDDDKSRSLDYSEFKKGIYDYGLDLDPDDARKMFETFDRDGSGTIDFDEFLVKLRPPLSKSRRTLIQKAFRKLDRTGDGQITVEDLHGVYDARHHPKYQNGDWTEDQVFLKFLESFDTPGDPDGVVTYEEFYNYYVGVSASIDNDIYFDVMMRKAWKL